AGCGAACGTAAATACAGAAATGTCTAATCATTATAACATCACAAGAGCTATTAAAGAAGCGGATTTAATTGTTGGAGCAGTTTTAATTCCAGGAGCAAAAGCACCTCACTTAATTACTCGTGACATGCTAAAATTAATGCGTCCGGGAACTGTTGTTGTTGACGTTGCTGTTGATCAGGGTGGATGTATCGAAACTTGTACTCCAACAACTCACGAAAACCCAACTTTTATTATTGATGATATTGTTCACTACTGTGTAGCTAATATGCCAGGAGCTGTTCCTTATACATCAACTTTAGCTTTAACGAATGCTACTTTACCATATGCAGTACAATTAGCTAATAAAGGATGGGAAAAAGCTTGTGCTGAAAACGAAGAATTGAAAAAAGGATTAAACGTTGCTAATGGAAAAATCCTTTACAAAGGTGTTGCCGAGGCTTGGAATCTTCCTTTTAACGAAGAAATAGTATTAGCAAACGCATAGTGCTAATACTTATAAGTGCTTACTAAATCACTTTTATAAAAGGCTTTTCTTAATTGAAAAGCCTTTTTTTATTGCATAAAAATACCTGTCTTTTCAGGGACAGGTATTTTATATTCTAATTTATTTTTTATCATTTAAAACTTCAGTCATTACTTTGGCTTCAGTTCCATTTGGAAAAGTAACTTTAATCTTTTGAGCTATTGTTGGCGCAATTTCAGTAATAGCTTTTTTATCATAAGATTCTCCTTTCTTAATATGCCAGCCATAAAAAATAGCCGGAACGTGAGTATCGTAGCTGTAAATTGTACCGTGGGAAGTTCCTGTAGTGGCATATTCTATATCTCCCGGCTTATCTACAATAACTAAGTCACCGTTTTGAGTTACATCATAACCTTTTGCTACAAAATTAAGCGAATAATCATTCCCTCCATTTGCCAGAATTTCTTCTTCTGTATAAACTTTTTTAACCTGTGGCTGAGTAATCAAAAATTCTTTAAATGCTTGTTTTACTTTTGCAAGTTCCAATCCTTTTTCTTTAATAATTTGTTTGTTTAAGAAAATATTGAAATTAGAATAATTCAAAATCAAATCAACTCCAAAAGTTTTCGTTGAAAAATCCTGAAGACTTTTCTTTACATCTTTTGAAGGATAATTATCTACATTATATTTACGATCTTTAAGATAAATAACATTTTCTGCTCCTGCATGATCAGCTGTTAAGAAAAGCAAATAATTTCCTTTGCCAACCATTTTATCCAAATAAGCTAAAAAGTCAGCAATAGTCTGATCTAATCTTAAATAAGTATCTTGAAGTTCCATAGACCTTGGCCCAAGTAAATGACCTACATAATCTGTAGAAGAGAAACTAACTGTTAAAAAGTCAGTAATATTATCTTTCCCTAATTCCTCTTTTTCAATTGCACGTTTTGCAAATTCAGCTAAAAGATCATTCCCAAAAGGAGTAGCTCTAATAACACCCGCATCGTTCTTTTCATACATAGATTTCAAATCGTATGGAAAAACAGGTGCAGCGCTTCCATATAATTTACCCTCATAAGGATTATTATCAGGAAGACTTTCATTGTAAACTGACGCAGGTTTGTATAAATCCCAGCCTTTATTAAGATATTTTAAATAGTTTTTTTCGTTGTTGAACTCAGATACCCATTCTGGCAATTTATCCCCGTAAAACGTACTAGAAATAAAAGATCCTGTTTTACTATACCAAAATGCCCAATTCGCAAAATGACCGGCTGGTAAAATAGCCCCACGATCTTTTAGACTCATTCCTATTACTTTACCAGAAAAGTTGGTAGCCATACGAACTTCATCTGTAATAGTTGTACTTTGAAGATTTTTAGGAGACATTGCTCCTTCTTCAGCAGTTCCATCACCTATAGTTTTAACTCCTGCATCATCTGTACAGTACATCTCTTTGCCAAGTGTTCTGCTGAACCATTCGTTTCCAACAATTCCATGCGTAGCAGGTGTTGTTCCAGTATATATTGAAGCATGCCCAGGAGCGGTGTAAGTTGGCATATAATTATAATGCATGTTCTGGAAAACAAATCCATCATTCATTAATCTTTTAAATCCGTTTGGAGAAAAATCATCTGAAAAACGATATAAATATTCCATTTTCATTTGATCCACTACAATACCAACTACTAATTTAGGGCGTTGTTGAGCACTTAGATTTGTTATAATTAACAATGCCAACAGTAAAATACTTTTTCTCATGTTTAAATAATAATTTAAACACAAAAATACTCATTCAAATCTGAAATTTCTAAAGTATAAATAAAGAAGAGTAACAATTGACTTTAATTTAACAGTTTAAACTTTTAAAAAAATCTATATTCTTATAAAACAATTATAAACCAAAAAACCCTATCCAAGAACGGATAGGGTTTTTCAAAAAGAAAGGCGACGACATACTCTCCCACAATAATGCAGTACCATCTGCGCAGGCGGGCTTAACTTCTCTGTTCGGGATGGGAAGAGGTGAGCCCCGCCGCAATAACCACCTTAAGGTTGTTAGTTGTTGGTTTGTGGTTGTCGGCTGCTGGGATTTTCCATCAACTATCAACTATTAACCATCAACTGCTCTGCGTCGAGCAAATATTTTAACATACTGAGATAAAGAAAAGTAAGTTTTAGTTTTAGAAAGTTTCCTCCCTCTCGTCTGGGACGAGAGGGAAAAGGGTGTACATAAGCTTACGGATTATTAGTACTACTCGACTATGACATTACTGCCTTTACATCTATAGCCTATCAACGTGGTCATCTTCTACGACCCTATAAGGAAATCTCATCTTGAGGCAAGTTTCCCGCTTAGATGCTTTCAGCGGTTATCTCTTCCGAACATAGCTACCCGGCAATGCCACTGGCGTGACAACCGGAACACCAGAGGTTCGTCCACTCCGGTCCTCTCGTACTAGGAGCAGCCCCTCTCAAATCTCCAACGCCCACGGCAGATAGGGACCGAACTGTCTCACGACGTTCTAAACCCAGCTCGCGTACCACTTTAAATGGCGAACAGCCATACCCTTGGGACCGGCTTCAGCCCCAGGATGTGATGAGCCGACATCGAGGTGCCAAACACCGCCGTCGATATGAACTCTTGGGCGGTATCAGCCTGTTATCCCCGGAGTACCTTTTATCCGTTGAGCGATGGCCCTTCCATACAGAACCACCGGATCACTAAGACCTACTTTCGTACCTGCTCGACGTGTCTGTCTCGCAGTCAAGCGCGCTTATGCCTTTGCACTCTGCGCCCGATTTCCGACCGGTCTGAGCGCACCTTCGTACTCCTCCGTTACTCTTTGGGAGGAGACCGCCCCAGTCAAACTACCCACCATACACTGTCCTCAATCCGGATAACGGACCGGTTAGAACCTCAAGCATAAACATTATGAAGGGTGGTATTTCAAGGATGGCTCCACGCGAACTGGCGTCCACGCTTCAAAGCCTCCCACCTATCCTACACATCAAGGATCAAAGTTCAGTGTCAAGCTATAGTAAAGGTTCACGGGGTCTTTCCGTCTTGCCGCGGGTACACTGCATCTTCACAGCGATTTCAATTTCACTGAGTCTCGGGTGGAGACAGCGCCGCTGTCGTTACGCCATTCGTGCAGGTCGGAACTTACCCGACAAGGAATTTCGCTACCTTAGGACCGTTATAGTTACGGCCGCCGTTTACCGGGGCTTCGATCAAGAGCTTCGCCTTGCGCTAACCCCATCAATTAACCTTCCGGCACCGGGCAGGCGTCACACCCTATACGTCCACTTTCGTGTTTGCAGAGTGCTGTGTTTTTAATAAACAGTCGGGCAGCCAGCTGGTACCTTCGTTCGAGCTGTTCGGCTTCCCAGACTTCAGCTACGGGCGCGCACCTTTCTCCCGAAGTTACGGTGCCATTTTGCCTAGTTCCTTCACCCGAGTTCTCTCAAGCGCCTTGGTATTCTCTACCCGACCACCTGTGTCGGTTTGGGGTACGGTTCCTGGTTACCTGAAGCTTAGAAGCTTTTCTTGGAAGCTAGGCGCATCTATCTACTTTGTCTCTGAAGACTCCGTAGTGCTCTCGTCATTTCACGCCTCAGGGTTCCTGCGCATTTTAGCCTACAGGCACCTATACCTACGTACTTAAACCGGAACAACCGTCAGCTCGCGGCTAGCTTTCATGCTCTCCGTCCCTCCATCGCAGTAACCAGAAGTACAGGAATATTAACCTGTTTCCCATCGACTACGCTTTTCAGCCTCGCCTTAGGGACCGACTAACCCTGCGTCGATTAACGTTGCGCAGGAACCCTTGGTCTTTCGGCGTGCGGGTTTTTCACCCGCATTATCGTTACTCATGTCAGCATTCGCACTTCTGATACCTCCAGCAAGCTTCTCAACCCACCTTCAACGGCTTACAGAACGCTCCTCTACCACGTACTTACGTGACACCCGCAGCTTCGGTGTGTGGTTTGAGCCCCGTTACATCTTCCGCGCAGGCCGACTCGACCAGTGAGCTATTACGCTTTCTTTAAAGGATGGCTGCTTCTAAGCCAACATCCTGGCTGTCTATGCCTTCCCACATCGTTTCCCACTTAACCATATTT
The sequence above is a segment of the Flavobacterium sp. genome. Coding sequences within it:
- the pafA gene encoding alkaline phosphatase PafA → MRKSILLLALLIITNLSAQQRPKLVVGIVVDQMKMEYLYRFSDDFSPNGFKRLMNDGFVFQNMHYNYMPTYTAPGHASIYTGTTPATHGIVGNEWFSRTLGKEMYCTDDAGVKTIGDGTAEEGAMSPKNLQSTTITDEVRMATNFSGKVIGMSLKDRGAILPAGHFANWAFWYSKTGSFISSTFYGDKLPEWVSEFNNEKNYLKYLNKGWDLYKPASVYNESLPDNNPYEGKLYGSAAPVFPYDLKSMYEKNDAGVIRATPFGNDLLAEFAKRAIEKEELGKDNITDFLTVSFSSTDYVGHLLGPRSMELQDTYLRLDQTIADFLAYLDKMVGKGNYLLFLTADHAGAENVIYLKDRKYNVDNYPSKDVKKSLQDFSTKTFGVDLILNYSNFNIFLNKQIIKEKGLELAKVKQAFKEFLITQPQVKKVYTEEEILANGGNDYSLNFVAKGYDVTQNGDLVIVDKPGDIEYATTGTSHGTIYSYDTHVPAIFYGWHIKKGESYDKKAITEIAPTIAQKIKVTFPNGTEAKVMTEVLNDKK